In Streptomyces paludis, the genomic stretch GGCCGCCGGGCGCAGTGTGTACGTGCTGTACCGGCGGCGGTGGCGGGTGGCCGGCACCGTACAGGTCCTCGTCCTTCTGGGGGTACCCCTGCTGCTGGCGCTCACCCGGTAGCACTCCCCCGGTCACCCCTTCCGTCGGCGCGCCTCGATCATCGCCTCCTTGAGCGCCCATCCGTCCGCCACCGGACCCACGTGCCCCAGCTTGTCGGGATTGACCACCGAGTGGATCGCCCGGATCCGGCCGTCGCCCACATCGAGCGCCATGGTGCCGATGACCTTGCCGTCCCGGTCGCGGATGAGTACGCCCGGCAGGCCGTTCACCTCGCGCGCGCCCAGCGTCACATCGATCAGCGCGAGCTGCGGCAGGTACGCGGCGAGCAGCCGGGCCACCTTGTCGGCGCCGACGATGTTCCGGGCCAGCTGCGGCGCCTTGCCGCCGCCGTCCCCGACCAGCTGGACATCGGCGGCGAGCAGCTCCCGCAGACCGTCGACGTCGCCCTCCCTGAGCGCGTCGAAGAACCGTGCCGCCAGCTCCTCGCGCTCCCGCCGGTCCGCGTCGAACCGGGGGCGCCCCGCCTCCATATGGCCCCGCGCCCGTACCGCGAGCTGCCGGCAAGCCGCCTCCGAGCGCCCCACGGCCGGGGCGATCTCGGGGAAGCCGAACCCGAACACCTCCCGCAGCACG encodes the following:
- a CDS encoding RNA polymerase sigma-70 factor; protein product: MTRENGATQTTRTEEFEELRPLLFSIAYRILGSVSEAEDAVQESWLRYETYPTRPASAKAFLSAVVTRISIDVLRSARVRRERYVGQWLPEPLLTDPYEDPARSAELADSLSMAALLLLERLSPLERAVFVLREVFGFGFPEIAPAVGRSEAACRQLAVRARGHMEAGRPRFDADRREREELAARFFDALREGDVDGLRELLAADVQLVGDGGGKAPQLARNIVGADKVARLLAAYLPQLALIDVTLGAREVNGLPGVLIRDRDGKVIGTMALDVGDGRIRAIHSVVNPDKLGHVGPVADGWALKEAMIEARRRKG